Proteins encoded in a region of the Streptococcus sanguinis genome:
- a CDS encoding UDP-N-acetylmuramoyl-L-alanyl-D-glutamate--L-lysine ligase: protein MIKIETVLDILKKDHNFRDIVKDGDYFFSYSGLTFDSISYDSREVDASTLFFVKGEAFKKEFLEKAVTAGLRFYISETDFQVGIPVLLVNDVKQAMSLLAMEFYGHPEKKLKLLAFTGTKGKTTTAYFAYQILSQSHRPALLSTMNTTLDGETFFKSTLTTPESLDLIKMMAQALANDRTHLIMEVSSQAYLKKRVYGLTFDVGVFLNISPDHIGPIEHPTFEDYFYNKRLLMDNSRAVIVNSDMDHFQIVKDQVTSMEHDFYGADSSNTIIDSQAFSFEAAGKLAGHYDIQLIGSFNQENAVAAGLACLRLGASLEDIKKGIAATRVPGRMEVLTQKNGAKVFVDYAHNGVSLSNLLSVVQEHQKGKIILLLGATGNKGESRRKDFGLLLNQHPELTLILTADDPNYEDPLAIAEEIASYISYPVEKIADREEAIKKALSLTEREGDAVILAGKGADAYQIVEGEKVAYPGDYALAEKYL, encoded by the coding sequence ATGATTAAAATTGAAACCGTATTAGATATTTTAAAAAAAGACCATAATTTTCGTGATATTGTTAAAGACGGAGATTACTTCTTCTCCTACAGCGGCTTAACTTTCGATAGTATCAGCTATGACAGCAGGGAAGTGGATGCCTCTACCCTCTTTTTTGTCAAGGGTGAGGCTTTTAAGAAAGAATTTCTAGAAAAAGCCGTCACAGCTGGCCTGCGCTTTTATATCAGCGAGACAGACTTTCAAGTGGGCATTCCGGTCCTCTTGGTCAACGATGTCAAGCAGGCCATGAGTCTCTTAGCCATGGAATTTTACGGCCATCCTGAGAAAAAGCTCAAACTGCTGGCCTTTACTGGCACCAAGGGCAAGACAACTACAGCTTATTTTGCCTATCAGATCCTTTCCCAAAGTCATCGGCCTGCCCTGCTCTCGACTATGAATACCACTTTGGATGGCGAGACCTTCTTCAAGTCAACTCTGACAACACCAGAGAGTCTGGATCTCATCAAAATGATGGCTCAAGCCCTTGCAAATGATCGGACTCATCTCATCATGGAAGTTTCCAGTCAGGCTTATCTCAAGAAAAGGGTCTATGGCCTAACTTTTGATGTGGGTGTCTTTCTTAATATCAGCCCCGACCATATCGGTCCTATCGAGCATCCAACCTTTGAAGATTACTTCTACAATAAGCGGCTCTTGATGGACAATAGCCGAGCAGTTATCGTGAATAGCGACATGGACCATTTCCAAATCGTGAAAGATCAAGTCACTTCTATGGAACACGATTTCTATGGAGCAGACTCTAGCAATACCATCATAGATTCTCAGGCTTTCAGCTTTGAAGCTGCTGGTAAATTAGCTGGCCACTACGATATCCAGCTCATCGGCAGCTTCAATCAGGAAAATGCAGTAGCGGCTGGTCTTGCCTGTCTGCGTCTGGGTGCTAGCCTCGAAGACATCAAAAAAGGAATTGCCGCAACCCGAGTCCCAGGCCGTATGGAAGTTCTGACTCAGAAAAACGGCGCCAAGGTCTTCGTTGACTATGCTCACAACGGCGTCAGCCTAAGCAACCTACTGTCTGTGGTACAGGAACACCAGAAGGGCAAGATTATTCTCCTCTTGGGTGCTACCGGAAACAAGGGTGAAAGTCGCCGCAAAGACTTCGGTCTCCTACTCAATCAGCATCCTGAGTTGACCCTTATCTTAACTGCGGACGACCCCAACTATGAAGATCCTCTAGCCATTGCGGAGGAAATCGCATCCTACATCTCCTATCCAGTGGAAAAAATAGCCGACCGAGAAGAAGCCATCAAAAAAGCTCTCAGTCTAACTGAGCGAGAGGGAGATGCCGTCATTCTGGCCGGTAAAGGAGCGGATGCTTACCAGATCGTAGAAGGAGAAAAAGTAGCCTATCCAGGAGACTATGCCCTAGCAGAAAAGTATTTATAA
- a CDS encoding putative polysaccharide biosynthesis protein, with product MSQETTSQQQQMLRGTAWLTASNFISRLLGAIYIIPWYIWMGKHGAEANGLFTMGYNIYAWFLLISTAGVPVAVAKQVAKYNTIDKEEHSFTLIREFLKFMLLLGAVFAVIMYLLSPVFASMSGGGSDLVPVMQSLSWAVLIFPSMSVIRGFFQGFNNLKPYAISQIAEQVIRVIWMLLTAFFIMKIGSGNYVEAVTQSTFAAFIGMLASMAVLAFYLWKTGMLTSILHKPVNATEINGRALLWDTIREAIPFIITGSAIQLFQIIDQATFIHVMGWISKYSKSELLVQFAYFSANPNKVTMILIAVATSIGGVGIPLLTENYVKGDFRSAARLVQDNLSMLIFFILPATIGAVLVAEPLYTVFYGKPDGLALGLFIFAMLQTIILSLYTVLAPMIQALFQNRKAIIYFLYGVGVKLVLQVPLIYIFKAYGPLLATTVGLIIPILLMYQEIRKVTGLNPKNLFKRSLLSVILTVLMTIFVLVAELLIGLFFHPSGRISSFVYIALIGGIGLVIYGGLALKVRLMDRFIGSKAASLRRRFHIY from the coding sequence ATGAGCCAAGAAACAACAAGCCAGCAGCAGCAGATGCTGCGGGGAACTGCCTGGTTAACTGCCAGCAATTTTATCAGTCGTCTTCTGGGTGCCATTTATATCATTCCTTGGTATATTTGGATGGGCAAGCACGGCGCCGAGGCCAACGGCCTTTTTACTATGGGCTACAATATCTATGCCTGGTTTTTACTGATTTCGACAGCCGGCGTGCCAGTGGCAGTGGCCAAGCAGGTAGCTAAGTACAATACCATTGACAAGGAAGAGCACAGTTTCACTCTCATCCGAGAGTTTCTCAAGTTTATGCTGCTTTTAGGAGCTGTCTTTGCGGTCATCATGTACCTGCTCTCACCAGTTTTCGCTTCCATGTCAGGTGGTGGCTCAGACTTGGTGCCTGTTATGCAGAGTCTGTCCTGGGCTGTTTTGATTTTCCCATCGATGAGCGTTATCCGAGGCTTTTTCCAAGGTTTTAACAATCTCAAGCCTTATGCCATCAGTCAGATTGCGGAGCAGGTCATTCGGGTTATCTGGATGCTGCTGACAGCCTTTTTCATCATGAAAATTGGTTCTGGCAACTATGTAGAAGCGGTTACCCAGTCAACATTTGCAGCTTTTATTGGTATGTTGGCCAGCATGGCTGTCTTAGCCTTCTATCTCTGGAAAACAGGGATGCTGACTTCCATCCTTCATAAGCCTGTTAATGCTACAGAGATTAATGGCCGTGCCCTCCTTTGGGATACTATCCGAGAAGCCATTCCTTTCATTATCACAGGCTCTGCCATTCAGCTTTTTCAAATTATTGACCAAGCTACCTTTATCCATGTCATGGGTTGGATCAGCAAGTACAGCAAGTCCGAGCTCTTGGTTCAGTTTGCCTATTTCTCAGCCAATCCTAATAAAGTCACCATGATTTTAATTGCAGTGGCAACCTCTATCGGTGGTGTCGGGATTCCTCTCTTGACGGAGAACTATGTCAAAGGTGATTTCCGCTCGGCTGCCCGCTTAGTGCAGGATAATCTCAGCATGCTGATTTTCTTTATCCTGCCAGCAACCATTGGTGCTGTTTTGGTAGCGGAACCTCTGTATACTGTCTTCTATGGCAAGCCAGATGGCTTAGCACTGGGACTTTTCATCTTTGCTATGCTGCAGACCATCATCCTCAGTCTATATACGGTGTTGGCTCCGATGATTCAGGCCCTCTTCCAAAATCGAAAAGCTATTATTTACTTCCTCTATGGAGTAGGAGTCAAGCTGGTGCTGCAAGTGCCATTGATTTATATTTTCAAAGCTTATGGACCTCTTCTTGCGACGACAGTTGGCTTGATTATCCCAATCTTGCTCATGTATCAGGAAATTCGCAAGGTAACTGGTCTGAATCCTAAGAACCTCTTTAAACGGAGTCTCCTGTCAGTGATTCTGACGGTTCTGATGACCATCTTTGTCTTGGTAGCAGAACTGCTCATTGGACTCTTCTTCCATCCTAGCGGACGGATTTCCAGCTTTGTCTATATAGCCCTAATTGGCGGCATTGGCCTCGTTATTTATGGCGGTCTGGCGCTCAAAGTTCGCCTTATGGATCGCTTTATCGGTTCGAAAGCAGCCAGTCTGCGCCGACGTTTTCATATCTATTAA
- a CDS encoding cystathionine gamma-synthase has product MSKDVKLNTLLAQAGVKTDEATGALTTPLHFSTTYQHPEFGQSTGYDYTRTKNPTRVSLEETLAAIESANYALATSSGMSAIVLAFSAFPVGSKVLAVRDLYGGSFRWFAQAEAEGRFAFTYANTEEELLNKLTEDIDIVYIETPTNPLMVEFDIARISKAAHERGAAVIVDNTFYSPIYQRPLEDGADIVLHSATKYLGGHNDVLAGAIMTNDAAIYDKLFYNLNTTGPVLSPFDSYLLLRGLKTLALRMERSTQNAQEVVAFLKTSPAVKEVLYPGKGGMISFKVVDEGKIPHLLNSLKVFTFAESLGGVESLITYPTTQTHADIPVEVRHSYGLTDDLLRLSIGIEDSRDLVDDLRAALENE; this is encoded by the coding sequence ATGAGTAAGGACGTAAAATTAAATACATTACTGGCTCAGGCTGGGGTTAAAACAGATGAAGCAACTGGTGCCTTAACAACACCCCTGCATTTTTCAACGACCTACCAGCACCCTGAGTTTGGCCAGTCAACAGGTTATGACTATACTCGGACCAAGAATCCAACGCGGGTTAGCTTGGAAGAAACTCTGGCTGCTATCGAAAGTGCAAATTATGCCCTAGCGACTAGCTCTGGTATGTCGGCTATTGTGCTGGCCTTTAGTGCTTTTCCAGTCGGCAGCAAGGTTTTGGCTGTTCGGGATCTCTATGGCGGCTCTTTCCGCTGGTTTGCTCAGGCTGAAGCAGAGGGGCGCTTTGCCTTTACCTATGCCAATACGGAAGAAGAGCTTCTGAACAAATTGACAGAAGATATAGATATTGTCTATATAGAGACACCAACCAATCCTCTTATGGTGGAGTTTGACATTGCCCGCATTTCCAAAGCAGCTCATGAGAGAGGGGCAGCTGTCATTGTGGACAATACCTTCTACAGTCCCATTTATCAAAGACCACTGGAGGATGGAGCAGATATTGTTCTACACTCTGCGACCAAGTATCTAGGCGGGCACAATGATGTCTTGGCTGGAGCTATCATGACCAATGACGCTGCTATCTATGACAAGCTTTTCTATAATCTCAATACAACTGGGCCAGTTCTGTCTCCTTTTGACAGCTATCTGCTTTTGCGCGGCCTCAAGACATTGGCTCTCCGCATGGAGCGTTCTACTCAGAATGCACAAGAAGTAGTCGCTTTTCTGAAGACATCTCCTGCGGTAAAAGAGGTTCTCTATCCCGGCAAAGGTGGTATGATTTCCTTTAAAGTTGTGGACGAAGGGAAGATTCCTCATCTCTTAAATAGCCTGAAAGTCTTTACCTTTGCGGAAAGTTTGGGTGGAGTAGAGAGTCTGATTACCTATCCGACGACCCAGACTCACGCAGACATTCCGGTGGAGGTGCGTCATTCTTATGGCTTAACTGATGATTTGCTGCGCCTGTCAATTGGAATTGAGGATAGTCGAGATTTGGTAGACGATTTACGCGCAGCCTTGGAGAATGAATAA
- a CDS encoding MalY/PatB family protein has product MGRYNFEKAPCRVGHHTYKWKEVEKDKEVLPAWIADMDFEVLPEIQQAVHDYANQLVYGYTYASEELINAVLDWERDEHDYTFDREALVFIEGVVPAISTAIQAFSEEGDAILINTPVYPPFARSVKLNNRQLITNSLLEQDGLFQIDFEQLERDIADNDVKIYVLCNPHNPGGRVWEREVLEKIGRLCQKYGVLLVSDEIHQDLTLFGHEHQSFNTVSPDFKDFSLILASATKTFNIAGTKNSYAVIENPSLRQRFKKRQLANNQHEIPSLGFLTTEAAYRYGWSWLMELKEVLEKNVNFVVDYFAKEAPRVRVMKPQGTYLIWLDFSDYGLTDDQLFQLLREEAKVVLNRGSDFGQEGKCHARLNVAAPETMVEEICSRIAEVLPK; this is encoded by the coding sequence ATGGGAAGATATAATTTTGAAAAAGCCCCCTGTCGTGTAGGGCATCATACTTATAAATGGAAAGAAGTGGAGAAGGACAAGGAAGTCCTGCCAGCCTGGATTGCAGATATGGATTTTGAAGTCCTGCCTGAAATTCAGCAAGCCGTTCATGACTATGCTAATCAGTTAGTCTATGGCTATACCTATGCTAGTGAGGAGCTGATCAATGCCGTTCTAGATTGGGAGAGGGATGAGCACGACTATACCTTTGATCGGGAAGCCTTGGTATTTATTGAAGGGGTTGTTCCTGCTATTTCGACGGCTATCCAAGCCTTTAGCGAGGAAGGCGATGCCATTCTCATCAACACTCCTGTTTACCCGCCTTTTGCCCGCAGTGTCAAGCTCAATAATCGTCAGCTTATTACCAATTCTTTGCTAGAGCAGGACGGCCTTTTTCAGATTGATTTTGAGCAGCTAGAGCGGGACATTGCAGATAATGACGTCAAGATTTATGTTCTTTGCAATCCGCACAATCCCGGAGGTCGAGTTTGGGAACGGGAAGTGTTAGAGAAAATTGGCCGCCTCTGCCAAAAATACGGCGTCCTCTTGGTCTCAGACGAAATTCACCAAGATTTGACCCTGTTTGGACATGAGCACCAGTCTTTCAATACTGTCTCGCCTGACTTTAAGGACTTTAGCTTGATTTTAGCCAGTGCGACTAAGACCTTTAATATTGCTGGAACTAAAAATTCCTATGCTGTGATTGAGAATCCTAGCTTGCGGCAACGATTTAAAAAGCGCCAGTTGGCCAACAACCAGCATGAAATTCCTAGCCTTGGTTTTTTAACGACAGAAGCAGCCTATCGTTACGGTTGGTCTTGGTTGATGGAGCTTAAGGAAGTTCTTGAGAAAAATGTGAATTTTGTCGTTGATTATTTTGCCAAGGAAGCACCTCGCGTACGGGTCATGAAGCCTCAAGGGACTTATCTGATTTGGCTGGACTTTTCAGATTATGGCCTGACAGATGACCAGCTCTTCCAGCTGCTGCGAGAAGAGGCAAAGGTCGTCCTGAATCGAGGAAGTGATTTTGGCCAAGAAGGCAAATGTCATGCCCGCTTAAATGTTGCTGCTCCAGAGACGATGGTTGAAGAAATCTGCTCCCGTATTGCAGAGGTATTGCCAAAATAA
- the upp gene encoding uracil phosphoribosyltransferase, with amino-acid sequence MGKLEVIAHPLIQHKLSILRRTDTSTKAFRELVDEIAMLMGYEVLRDLPLEDVEIETPITKTIQKQIAGKKLAIVPILRAGIGMVDGLLSLVPAAKVGHIGMYRDEETLKPVEYLVKLPEDIDQRHIFVVDPMLATGGSAILAVDSLKKRGASHITFVCLVSAPEGVKALQEAHPDVDIFTAALDDHLNDHGYIVPGLGDAGDRLFGTK; translated from the coding sequence ATGGGAAAACTTGAAGTTATTGCTCATCCGCTTATTCAGCATAAATTGTCTATATTGCGTCGTACAGATACCTCTACCAAGGCATTTCGTGAATTAGTAGATGAAATCGCAATGCTCATGGGATATGAAGTTTTGCGCGATTTACCACTTGAAGATGTAGAAATTGAAACACCGATTACGAAAACCATTCAAAAGCAGATTGCAGGGAAAAAATTGGCTATTGTTCCAATCTTGCGAGCTGGTATTGGCATGGTGGATGGACTTCTGAGCTTGGTTCCAGCAGCTAAGGTCGGCCATATCGGAATGTACCGTGATGAGGAAACCTTGAAGCCGGTTGAATACCTAGTCAAGTTGCCAGAAGATATTGACCAGCGTCACATTTTTGTGGTGGATCCAATGTTGGCAACGGGTGGTTCTGCGATCTTGGCGGTGGATTCTCTCAAGAAACGTGGTGCTAGCCACATTACATTTGTCTGCTTGGTTTCTGCGCCTGAAGGAGTAAAAGCCTTGCAGGAAGCTCATCCAGATGTTGATATTTTCACAGCTGCTCTGGATGACCATCTCAATGATCATGGTTATATCGTACCAGGACTGGGAGATGCAGGAGATCGTCTTTTCGGTACCAAGTAA
- a CDS encoding ATP-dependent Clp protease proteolytic subunit produces the protein MLKREREKTMIPVVIEQTSRGERSYDIYSRLLKDRIIMLTGPVEDNMANSVIAQLLFLDAQDNTKDIYLYVNTPGGSVSAGLAIVDTMNFIKSDVQTIVMGVAASMGTVIASSGAKGKRFMLPNAEYLIHQPMGGAGSGTQQTDMAIVAEHLLRTRNTLEKILAENSGKSVEQIHKDAERDYWMSAQETLEYGFIDEIMENSNLS, from the coding sequence ATTTTAAAAAGAGAAAGAGAGAAAACTATGATTCCTGTAGTTATTGAACAAACCAGCCGAGGGGAGCGCTCCTATGATATTTATTCTCGGCTATTAAAAGATCGGATTATCATGCTGACTGGTCCAGTAGAGGATAATATGGCTAATTCAGTCATTGCCCAGCTCCTTTTCTTGGATGCACAGGACAATACTAAAGATATTTATCTCTATGTAAATACGCCGGGTGGATCTGTTTCAGCAGGTCTGGCTATTGTGGATACTATGAACTTCATTAAGTCTGATGTTCAGACCATTGTTATGGGTGTAGCTGCCAGCATGGGAACGGTCATTGCTTCCAGTGGTGCCAAAGGCAAACGTTTCATGCTGCCAAATGCAGAATATCTGATTCACCAGCCAATGGGCGGAGCTGGAAGTGGTACTCAGCAAACAGATATGGCCATTGTAGCTGAGCACTTGCTTAGAACTCGGAATACCTTGGAAAAAATCTTGGCTGAAAACTCTGGCAAGTCCGTTGAGCAAATCCACAAGGATGCAGAACGTGATTACTGGATGAGTGCTCAGGAAACCTTGGAATACGGCTTTATTGACGAAATCATGGAAAATAGCAATTTAAGCTAA
- a CDS encoding YlbG family protein, whose protein sequence is MIEREERVGLIVYLYYNRDAKKLANFGDIIYHSKKHRYLHLYVKQEEAQNLQENLPKERYVKQVRISHIKELDQNFVGSLYREQENVII, encoded by the coding sequence ATGATAGAAAGAGAAGAAAGGGTGGGCTTGATTGTCTATCTTTACTATAATCGAGATGCCAAAAAGCTGGCAAACTTTGGGGATATTATTTATCATTCTAAGAAGCATCGCTATCTGCATCTCTATGTCAAGCAAGAGGAAGCCCAGAACTTACAGGAGAATCTGCCCAAGGAGCGCTATGTTAAGCAAGTTCGGATTTCTCATATAAAAGAACTAGATCAAAACTTTGTTGGAAGCCTGTATAGAGAGCAAGAAAACGTTATCATTTGA
- a CDS encoding ABC transporter substrate-binding protein gives MKKKFALSLVAFASAALLAACGEVSNNNSTATGTEIGDTIKFGFNFEESGEVAAYGTAEQHGAQLAVDEINAAGGVDGKKIEVTDKDNKSETAEASTITTSLVTQSKVNAIIGPATSGATASATANAAKAGVPIITPSATQDDLTNKQDYLYRATFIDSYQGKIISKYVTDNLKAKKVVLYYDQSSDYAKGMADAFKKEFKGEIVATETFQSKDTDFQAALTKIKGKEFDALVVPGYYTEAGKIVNQARGLGIDQTIVGPDGFGDAKFVEQATPAAATNVYYVSGFTTSGEMSEKAKKFVEAYKAKYKEEPSMFAALAYDSVYMAAEAAKGAKTSVDIKDNLAKLKDFDGVTGSITIDKDHNPVKTALMIGLKDGQVDTVETVKAE, from the coding sequence ATGAAGAAAAAATTTGCACTATCCTTAGTAGCTTTTGCTAGTGCGGCCCTTCTCGCAGCTTGTGGAGAAGTATCTAACAACAACTCAACAGCAACTGGTACAGAAATTGGCGATACGATTAAATTTGGTTTTAACTTTGAAGAATCAGGTGAAGTAGCAGCCTACGGTACAGCTGAACAACATGGTGCTCAGTTGGCAGTTGATGAAATCAACGCTGCTGGCGGTGTGGATGGTAAGAAGATTGAAGTTACTGATAAGGATAACAAATCAGAAACTGCTGAAGCATCTACCATCACCACTAGCTTGGTTACCCAAAGCAAGGTAAATGCAATCATTGGCCCTGCGACTTCTGGAGCGACAGCTTCAGCTACTGCAAATGCTGCTAAAGCAGGTGTACCAATCATTACACCAAGTGCGACACAGGATGACCTGACCAACAAGCAAGATTATCTTTACCGTGCAACCTTTATTGATAGCTACCAAGGTAAAATCATTTCTAAGTATGTCACTGACAACTTGAAAGCTAAGAAAGTTGTTCTTTACTATGATCAATCCAGTGACTACGCTAAAGGAATGGCGGATGCCTTCAAGAAGGAGTTCAAGGGTGAGATTGTAGCAACAGAAACTTTCCAATCCAAGGATACTGACTTCCAAGCTGCTTTGACAAAGATTAAAGGCAAAGAATTTGATGCTCTGGTTGTTCCAGGTTACTATACAGAAGCTGGTAAAATTGTCAATCAAGCGCGTGGTTTGGGCATTGACCAAACAATCGTTGGTCCTGATGGCTTTGGTGATGCTAAGTTCGTTGAGCAAGCAACTCCAGCTGCAGCTACAAATGTTTACTATGTATCTGGCTTTACAACTTCTGGTGAAATGTCAGAAAAAGCTAAGAAGTTTGTTGAAGCATACAAAGCTAAGTACAAAGAAGAGCCATCTATGTTTGCAGCTCTGGCATATGACTCTGTTTATATGGCAGCAGAAGCAGCCAAAGGTGCTAAAACTTCTGTAGATATCAAAGACAACTTGGCTAAGCTTAAAGATTTCGATGGAGTGACTGGTTCAATCACTATTGATAAAGATCACAATCCAGTGAAAACAGCTTTGATGATTGGCTTGAAAGACGGTCAAGTAGATACTGTAGAAACAGTTAAAGCGGAATAA
- a CDS encoding branched-chain amino acid ABC transporter permease: protein MLQQLVNGLILGSVYALLALGYTMVYGIIKLINFAHGDIYMIGAFMGYYLINILKFNFFLSLILAMIGTAILGVIIEFLAYRPLRNSTRIAALITAIGVSFLLEYGMIFFVGANTRSFPQVIKTVRFNLGPISISNIQLLILGISIFLMVALQFIVQKTKMGKAMRAVSVDSDAAQLMGINVNRTISFTFALGSALAGAAGVLIALYYNSLEPLMGMTPGIKSFVAAVLGGIGIIPGAALGGFVIGLLETFATALGLSDFRDAIVYAILIVILLIRPAGILGKNVKEKV from the coding sequence ATGCTCCAACAATTAGTCAACGGTCTAATCCTGGGTAGTGTTTATGCGCTTCTGGCTTTGGGTTATACCATGGTTTATGGGATTATTAAGCTGATTAACTTTGCCCACGGCGATATCTATATGATTGGTGCCTTTATGGGCTATTACTTGATTAATATCCTGAAGTTTAATTTCTTTCTTTCTCTCATTTTAGCGATGATTGGGACAGCGATTCTCGGTGTGATTATTGAGTTTTTAGCCTATCGTCCTCTGCGAAATTCGACTCGGATTGCGGCTTTGATTACAGCCATTGGGGTCTCTTTTCTTCTCGAGTATGGCATGATTTTCTTTGTCGGTGCCAATACCCGTTCCTTCCCGCAGGTTATTAAAACAGTACGCTTTAACTTGGGGCCGATTTCTATCTCAAATATTCAGCTGCTGATTTTGGGAATTTCGATTTTCCTCATGGTGGCTCTGCAGTTTATCGTGCAGAAGACAAAGATGGGTAAGGCTATGCGAGCTGTATCCGTAGATAGTGATGCTGCTCAGCTCATGGGAATCAATGTCAATCGCACGATCAGTTTCACCTTTGCTTTGGGTTCAGCTCTTGCAGGAGCCGCAGGTGTTCTAATTGCTCTTTACTATAATTCATTGGAGCCTCTGATGGGGATGACTCCAGGTATTAAGTCCTTTGTAGCAGCCGTTCTAGGTGGTATTGGAATCATTCCTGGTGCAGCGCTTGGTGGCTTTGTTATTGGTCTTTTGGAAACTTTTGCGACAGCGCTTGGATTATCTGATTTCCGCGATGCCATTGTCTATGCGATTTTGATTGTCATTCTTCTGATCCGTCCAGCTGGTATCCTTGGCAAAAATGTGAAAGAGAAGGTGTAA
- a CDS encoding branched-chain amino acid ABC transporter permease, protein MKKNLKVNIFWLGLVLIGYLLMTVLVSAGVLNAFYIQILEQIGINIILAVGLNLIVGFSGQFSLGHAGFMAIGAYAVAIIGSKSPTYGAFFIAMLAGAVIAGIVALAVGLPTLRLKGDYLAIATLGVSEIIRILIINGGTLTNGAAGILSIPPFTSWQMVYVFVVITTILTLNFLRSPIGRSTLSVREDEIAAESVGVNTTRIKVTAFVLGAITASIAGSLQAGFVGSVVPKDYSFTNTINILIIVVFGGLGSMTGTIVAAVVLGILNMLLQDVSSIRMIVYSLALILVMIFRPGGLLGTWELSLSKLFKKNKEVKE, encoded by the coding sequence ATGAAAAAGAATTTAAAGGTAAATATTTTCTGGCTTGGCCTTGTCTTAATCGGCTACCTGCTGATGACAGTATTGGTTAGTGCCGGTGTTCTCAATGCTTTTTACATTCAAATCTTAGAGCAAATCGGAATTAATATTATTTTGGCTGTGGGGCTCAATCTCATCGTCGGATTCTCGGGTCAATTCTCTCTTGGGCATGCTGGCTTTATGGCTATAGGTGCCTACGCTGTAGCAATTATTGGCTCTAAATCACCAACTTATGGAGCTTTCTTTATTGCTATGCTGGCGGGAGCTGTCATTGCTGGTATTGTGGCTTTGGCAGTTGGTTTGCCAACACTACGTCTTAAAGGGGACTATCTCGCGATTGCGACTCTTGGTGTCTCAGAGATTATCCGGATTCTGATTATTAATGGCGGTACTTTGACGAATGGCGCAGCTGGTATCCTATCCATTCCGCCGTTTACTTCTTGGCAGATGGTCTATGTCTTTGTTGTTATCACAACTATTTTGACCTTGAATTTCCTGCGCAGTCCTATTGGCCGAAGTACTCTGTCTGTCCGTGAGGATGAGATTGCTGCCGAGTCTGTTGGGGTTAATACTACTAGAATCAAGGTGACAGCCTTTGTCTTGGGAGCTATCACGGCTTCTATTGCTGGCTCTCTTCAAGCTGGCTTCGTTGGTTCAGTTGTTCCTAAGGACTATTCCTTTACCAACACTATCAATATTTTGATTATTGTCGTTTTTGGTGGTCTAGGTTCTATGACTGGAACCATTGTAGCTGCAGTAGTATTGGGTATTCTCAATATGCTGCTGCAGGATGTATCCAGCATTCGGATGATTGTCTATTCTTTGGCCTTGATCTTGGTCATGATTTTCCGTCCAGGCGGACTTTTAGGAACTTGGGAGCTCAGTCTGTCTAAGCTCTTCAAAAAGAATAAGGAGGTCAAAGAATAA
- a CDS encoding ABC transporter ATP-binding protein: protein MALLDVKNLTKNFGGLTAVSDVTLELNEGELVGLIGPNGAGKTTLFNLLTGVYEPSEGTVTLDGHLLNGKVPYKIAALGLGRTFQNIRLFKDLSVLDNVLIAFGNHHKAHVLASFFRLPVYYKNEEELKDQALELLKIFDLDKEAETLAKNLAYGQQRRLEIVRALATEPKILFLDEPAAGMNPQETAELTALIRRIKNEFNITIMLIEHDMSLVMEVTERIYVLEYGRLIAHGTPDEIKNDKRVIEAYLGGEA, encoded by the coding sequence ATGGCACTTCTTGATGTAAAAAATCTAACTAAAAACTTTGGCGGTCTGACTGCTGTCAGCGATGTGACCTTGGAACTCAACGAGGGCGAGCTGGTTGGTCTGATTGGCCCTAATGGTGCAGGAAAAACGACTCTTTTCAATCTCTTAACGGGCGTTTATGAGCCGAGTGAAGGAACAGTGACACTAGATGGTCATTTGCTCAATGGTAAGGTTCCTTACAAGATTGCTGCTTTAGGTCTGGGGCGAACCTTCCAGAACATCCGGCTCTTTAAGGATCTTAGTGTTTTGGATAATGTTTTGATTGCCTTTGGTAATCATCATAAGGCTCATGTGTTGGCTTCCTTCTTCCGCCTGCCAGTCTACTACAAAAACGAAGAAGAACTCAAAGACCAGGCTTTGGAGTTGCTAAAAATTTTTGACTTGGACAAGGAAGCAGAAACCTTGGCTAAGAACCTAGCTTATGGTCAGCAGCGTCGCTTGGAGATTGTTCGGGCATTGGCAACAGAGCCTAAGATCCTCTTCTTGGATGAGCCAGCTGCAGGGATGAACCCTCAGGAGACAGCAGAGCTGACTGCATTGATTCGACGGATTAAAAACGAATTTAACATTACCATCATGCTGATTGAGCATGACATGAGTCTGGTAATGGAAGTCACTGAGCGAATCTATGTGCTGGAGTACGGCCGCTTGATTGCGCACGGAACACCTGATGAAATCAAGAATGACAAACGTGTTATTGAAGCTTATCTAGGAGGTGAAGCCTAA